In a genomic window of Zingiber officinale cultivar Zhangliang chromosome 9B, Zo_v1.1, whole genome shotgun sequence:
- the LOC122025101 gene encoding MOB kinase activator-like 1A, translated as MEWIEVQLDDESIFPQKLGTPFPANFKDVVKTIFKRLFRVYAHIYHSHFQKIVSLKEEAHLNTCFKHFILFTYEFGLIDKKEIALLQELIESIVL; from the exons ATGGAGTGGATTGAAGTTCAGCTCGACGATGAATCTATTTTCCCTCAAAAGCTCG GAACACCTTTTCCTGCAAACTTCAAAGATGTCGTGAAGACAATATTCAAGCGGTTGTTCCGTGTTTATGCACACATTTATCACTCTCATTTCCAGAAGATTGTGAGCCTCAAGGAAGAAGCACATCTCAACACCTGCTTCAAGCATTTCATTCTTTTCACTTAT GAGTTTGGGTTGATCGACAAGAAGGAAATCGCCCTGCTGCAGGAGCTGATTGAGTCCATCGTTCTATAA